One Chryseobacterium sp. StRB126 genomic region harbors:
- a CDS encoding GNAT family N-acetyltransferase: protein MNIIIREARLEDIPQIQVIRNAVKENTLSDPGLVTDRDCELFMFERGKGWVGETEGQIVGFSIVDLQEKNIWALFVHPDFENRKVGRELHNTMLNWYFEQTKENVWLGTSPQTRAETFYRKSGWKEIGVHGKNEIKFEMTYDNWKNKIG from the coding sequence ATGAATATAATAATCCGTGAAGCCAGATTAGAAGATATCCCTCAAATTCAGGTCATAAGAAATGCAGTGAAGGAAAATACCTTATCAGATCCCGGACTGGTTACAGACAGAGATTGTGAGCTGTTTATGTTTGAAAGAGGAAAAGGCTGGGTAGGCGAAACAGAAGGGCAGATTGTAGGCTTTTCGATTGTTGATCTGCAAGAAAAGAATATCTGGGCATTATTTGTACATCCTGATTTTGAGAACAGAAAAGTGGGAAGAGAACTTCATAATACCATGCTCAATTGGTATTTTGAACAGACAAAAGAGAACGTTTGGCTTGGAACTTCGCCGCAGACAAGAGCTGAAACTTTTTATAGAAAATCAGGTTGGAAAGAAATTGGAGTCCATGGAAAAAATGAGATCAAGTTTGAAATGACCTACGACAACTGGAAAAATAAAATAGGATGA
- a CDS encoding glyoxalase — MRPQLKSIRPFIGALNFEISRNFYKDLGFEEVILEPKLSLFIREEIGFYLQDYYAKDWVDNTMIFMEVANTDEFWEELLSLELTDKYESVRLTPIRTMHWGKECFVHDSSGILWHFGEFF; from the coding sequence ATGAGACCACAACTTAAATCCATAAGACCTTTTATCGGAGCACTGAACTTTGAGATAAGCAGAAACTTTTATAAAGATCTGGGATTTGAAGAAGTGATCCTTGAACCTAAACTATCCCTGTTTATAAGAGAAGAAATAGGCTTCTATCTTCAGGACTATTATGCAAAAGATTGGGTTGACAATACCATGATTTTCATGGAAGTTGCCAATACAGATGAATTCTGGGAAGAGCTTTTGTCTTTAGAACTTACAGATAAATATGAAAGTGTGAGACTTACTCCTATAAGAACCATGCATTGGGGAAAAGAGTGCTTTGTACATGATTCATCAGGGATTTTATGGCATTTTGGCGAGTTTTTTTGA
- a CDS encoding endonuclease V, with protein sequence MIYAFDTYYYEDYANTVCIAFEDWTSDREVEIFTEQTPISSAYESGAFYKRELPCILSLLNKIVVKEDDIIIVDGYVTLDNDGKIGLGGHLYEALQEKYPVIGIAKNEFTTPDSQRRNVLRGDSKTPLFVTAKGIDVDLVRADVERMHGPYRIPTLLKKLDQLSRE encoded by the coding sequence ATGATTTACGCATTTGATACTTACTATTATGAAGACTATGCCAATACCGTATGTATTGCTTTTGAAGACTGGACATCCGACCGGGAAGTCGAAATTTTTACTGAGCAGACACCAATCAGTTCAGCATATGAAAGTGGTGCCTTCTACAAAAGAGAACTGCCATGTATTCTGAGCTTACTGAATAAAATAGTAGTAAAAGAAGATGATATTATCATTGTTGACGGATATGTTACCCTTGATAATGATGGGAAAATTGGACTGGGAGGACATCTTTATGAAGCATTACAGGAAAAATATCCGGTAATAGGAATTGCCAAAAATGAATTTACAACACCAGATTCCCAAAGAAGAAATGTATTGCGTGGAGACAGCAAAACGCCTCTTTTTGTAACAGCAAAAGGAATAGATGTAGATTTGGTGAGGGCAGATGTTGAGCGTATGCATGGTCCATACAGAATACCTACTTTACTGAAAAAGCTGGATCAGTTAAGCCGTGAATAA
- a CDS encoding acetyl-CoA C-acyltransferase: MKEAFIIAAKRTPIGGFMGSLSGFTAPQLGALAIQKTYESVLISPENIDSVYMGNVLSAGVGQSPARQAAIFSRIPVDKDATTVNKVCASGMKAAMIGAQQIQLGLENLAMTGGMESMSNVPHYNYLRKGQKLGDTAFTDGLIKDGLWDVYHNFHMGSAAELGVKKYGLTRQQLDDYALMSYQRAQEAAAGNKFNAELFSISIEGKKGTVDIERDEDIDKLIPEKISLLKPAFENDGMLTAANSSNLNDGAAALLLGSSEAVQKYDLKPLARVIAYADAAQSPEWFTTSPSVAIQKVLKSTGLSLSDIDYFEINEAYSSVILSNQQILGYDLDKVNVYGGAVAMGHPIGASGARIMATLVNVLRQEGGKYGIAAICNGGGGASAILIENLN; this comes from the coding sequence ATGAAAGAAGCATTCATTATTGCAGCAAAAAGAACTCCTATTGGAGGTTTTATGGGAAGTCTATCAGGTTTTACAGCGCCTCAGCTGGGAGCTCTGGCTATACAAAAGACTTATGAAAGTGTATTAATTTCCCCGGAAAATATAGACAGCGTATACATGGGAAATGTACTAAGTGCAGGAGTAGGACAGTCGCCGGCAAGGCAGGCTGCTATTTTTTCAAGAATTCCTGTAGATAAAGATGCCACAACGGTCAATAAAGTATGTGCTTCCGGAATGAAGGCCGCAATGATCGGAGCACAGCAGATTCAACTCGGATTGGAAAACCTTGCCATGACAGGCGGAATGGAAAGCATGAGCAATGTACCTCACTATAATTATCTACGAAAAGGTCAGAAATTAGGAGATACAGCATTTACGGATGGTTTGATTAAAGATGGCCTTTGGGATGTGTATCACAATTTTCACATGGGAAGTGCTGCAGAGTTAGGCGTTAAAAAATACGGCTTAACAAGGCAGCAACTGGATGATTATGCTTTAATGTCCTATCAAAGAGCTCAGGAAGCAGCTGCCGGAAACAAATTCAATGCTGAACTGTTCAGTATTTCAATAGAAGGAAAGAAAGGAACAGTCGATATAGAAAGAGATGAAGATATTGATAAACTTATTCCTGAAAAGATTTCCCTGCTTAAACCTGCTTTTGAAAATGATGGTATGCTCACTGCAGCCAATTCGAGCAATCTGAACGATGGGGCAGCAGCCCTATTATTGGGCTCTTCAGAAGCTGTACAGAAATATGATCTTAAGCCATTGGCCAGAGTTATAGCGTATGCTGATGCCGCTCAATCCCCGGAATGGTTTACAACTTCTCCATCAGTTGCCATTCAAAAAGTTCTTAAAAGCACGGGACTTAGTCTGTCTGATATTGATTATTTTGAAATTAATGAAGCCTATTCTTCTGTAATTCTGTCCAATCAGCAGATCCTTGGCTATGATCTGGACAAAGTAAATGTATATGGCGGCGCAGTAGCTATGGGACATCCGATTGGAGCTTCCGGAGCAAGGATTATGGCAACATTAGTGAATGTATTGCGTCAGGAAGGAGGGAAGTATGGTATTGCTGCGATTTGTAATGGTGGTGGTGGGGCTTCGGCCATTCTTATTGAAAATCTGAATTAA
- a CDS encoding leucine-rich repeat domain-containing protein, whose translation MKQESEGLLGKIDHYWKMIPTHHTPSYSVDKEIHDGRAVKVLTLSKHHQNWERLFEYPNLEEINLDQPNPEQIQAISEMRSLKRLRIKSFRAKDIEFMASLTALEELSLEYVSGFSDLSPLRNLPKLKALHLENLRKVSHFDGLRGIKNLKYLHMSGTLDWKQPIEDFAFLKELPELEILSLMFFTLKASFPAFKSVLRLEKLLEIRIPRGTLDTSEYAFLEVAKPELIKGFENETSWPLYINIDYTDQGYVSLLGKGDGRIKLNQPDANKKLEAYTKKYEEYKQESRKIIQQF comes from the coding sequence ATGAAACAGGAAAGCGAAGGATTATTAGGAAAAATAGATCATTATTGGAAAATGATTCCCACTCATCATACGCCGTCTTATTCTGTTGATAAGGAAATTCATGATGGTAGAGCGGTTAAAGTTTTAACATTAAGTAAGCACCATCAAAACTGGGAACGGCTCTTTGAGTATCCCAACCTTGAAGAAATCAATCTGGATCAACCTAATCCTGAACAAATTCAAGCAATAAGTGAAATGAGAAGCCTTAAAAGATTAAGAATAAAATCTTTTCGGGCTAAGGATATTGAGTTTATGGCTTCTCTGACAGCTTTAGAAGAATTATCATTGGAATATGTTTCCGGCTTTTCTGATCTGTCTCCTTTACGAAATCTTCCAAAGCTGAAAGCATTGCATCTTGAAAATCTCAGAAAGGTTTCCCACTTTGATGGCTTAAGAGGAATAAAGAACCTGAAATATCTTCACATGAGCGGAACATTAGACTGGAAACAACCTATTGAAGACTTTGCATTTTTGAAGGAACTTCCGGAGCTAGAGATTCTCAGCCTTATGTTTTTTACCCTTAAAGCTTCGTTTCCAGCTTTTAAATCTGTTTTAAGGCTGGAAAAGCTCTTAGAGATAAGAATACCAAGAGGAACATTAGACACGTCAGAATATGCTTTTTTAGAAGTTGCCAAGCCTGAGTTGATAAAAGGATTTGAAAATGAAACTTCTTGGCCTTTATATATCAATATAGATTATACAGATCAAGGGTATGTAAGTTTATTGGGAAAAGGAGATGGCAGAATAAAGCTTAATCAGCCTGATGCCAATAAGAAATTAGAGGCTTACACTAAAAAATATGAAGAATATAAGCAAGAATCCAGAAAAATCATTCAGCAGTTCTAA
- a CDS encoding GEVED domain-containing protein, producing the protein MGKITTLSAVILCGLIQAQYCTPTFQYGAGSNMISNVSFGSINNSSSTNSSTAQEYEDFTSLSTDLVAGNAYPIAIKGPSSTFPSDVMVYIDFNGNSSFDDAGERFYIGRLEAANPANALTIDSSIMIPANVSSGSKRMRVLKNTNVAAYSDPNAQNSISSACDSGLRAGQAEDYTINIQPEILAATEVSKDKSIEVKIYPNPTSGNITIRIKEGLEKYEIYNISGRKLLEGNSDTINMNSFIPGTYLIKIQTKDKRIITEKVIKK; encoded by the coding sequence ATGGGAAAAATAACTACTCTTTCTGCCGTCATATTATGTGGGCTTATTCAGGCTCAATATTGCACTCCGACTTTTCAGTATGGTGCAGGGAGTAATATGATAAGCAATGTATCCTTTGGGAGTATCAATAATTCATCGTCAACCAATTCTTCAACCGCACAGGAGTATGAGGATTTTACTTCATTATCCACTGATCTGGTTGCTGGAAATGCATATCCAATAGCAATTAAAGGGCCATCAAGTACTTTTCCCAGTGATGTAATGGTTTATATTGATTTTAATGGAAATAGCAGCTTTGATGATGCAGGAGAACGTTTTTATATAGGAAGGCTGGAAGCAGCTAACCCGGCCAATGCTCTTACTATTGATAGCAGCATTATGATTCCTGCAAATGTTTCCAGTGGCAGTAAGAGAATGAGAGTTCTTAAGAATACAAATGTAGCTGCTTATTCGGATCCTAATGCACAAAATTCCATTTCTTCAGCATGTGATTCAGGACTAAGAGCAGGCCAGGCAGAAGATTATACAATCAATATACAACCGGAAATTCTTGCTGCTACTGAAGTTTCTAAGGATAAATCCATTGAAGTGAAAATATATCCCAATCCAACCTCTGGCAATATAACAATCAGAATAAAAGAAGGGTTGGAGAAGTATGAAATTTATAATATTTCAGGAAGAAAACTTTTGGAAGGAAATTCTGATACTATAAATATGAACAGCTTTATTCCAGGAACTTATCTGATTAAAATACAAACAAAAGATAAAAGAATAATCACAGAAAAGGTTATTAAAAAATAA
- a CDS encoding DEAD/DEAH box helicase, protein MAEYILENINISTLSVYDLLKHTSESSFIGITDFHEVYPVAIENNTGIFTKKSSLQDFPAVSISRINNSLLCNCTCDHSKAQLCAHQAEIIHCILEKKDYRIFFDDILRKKAFLSKAKGYGLENEPDLDQYFQLELTEGKLEIVPKIKEMLPMDEQMFQRELLSQLPSKLDELAALETGKKQILVIGKHRYYNHLVFSLMETEITQTGKIKNPVTSVDAMQLIWKAEKPLDIKFYTAISSFQNNYNEDYNTAEVEALKLIVKNPLDLEVYYHDREITETISSKSLIPVKLNTLDAEVQLSVFKKDPFYEITGELLFNDSSVPFKNIVIRNEYFVYNNQTFSLIDHSDMLRVIRFFKANNEILLIHSSKFEDFMNQILSNLEERIHINYSYIQTATKAQLEENKFQIERVIYLRQQDNYIGITPVMKYGQVEVPVYSRKQVFDTDQNGNPFKIERNDAAEARFTSLVMQQHPDFEEQMDGYQYFYLHRDKFLDDNWFLNAFELWRNEGIIILGFNELKNNNLNPHRAKINIQITSGLDWFNAKLKVGFGQKEATLKQLHRTIRNKSKFVQLDDGSLGILPEEWMGKIAAYFQAGEIDEELLKIPKINFTEISSLFEKEVLSSEVQDEITTYSTQFLTGQNIPQVNIPAELNAELRDYQHDGLNWLNFLDGFNFGGCLADDMGLGKTLQIIAFILSQREKRGHTTNLIVVPTSLLFNWQEEISKFAPSIKVLVHYGPDRPKTTSHLADYEVVLTSYGMLLSDIRFLKTFNFNYIFLDESQTIKNPNSERYKAARLLQARNRIVLTGTPIENSTFDLYSQLSFACPGLLGSKQSFKDIYAIPIDKFEYSKRAIELQQKIKPFILRRTKKQVAKELPEKTETVIYCEMNTEQRKIYDAYEKELREFIAANDDDDLNKNSMHVLTGLTRLRQICNSPVLIKEGYSGEHAVKIEILMEQILGKSKDHKILVFSQFVGMLDLLKPELERHEIPFEYLTGQTKDRGQKVANFQENENIRVFLISLKAGGVGLNLTQADYIYLIDPWWNPATENQAIDRSYRIGQTKNVIAVRMICSNTVEEKILTLQKKKTLLAQNLLKTDGTKFKGLSKQDLLEILDQE, encoded by the coding sequence ATGGCAGAATACATTCTTGAAAACATTAATATCAGTACACTTTCCGTATATGATTTACTAAAGCATACCTCAGAAAGCTCATTTATTGGAATCACTGATTTTCATGAAGTTTATCCTGTTGCTATTGAAAATAATACGGGAATCTTTACAAAAAAATCTTCCCTGCAGGACTTTCCTGCTGTTTCCATAAGCCGGATAAACAATTCTTTACTTTGTAACTGCACTTGTGATCATTCTAAGGCTCAGCTGTGTGCTCATCAGGCAGAAATTATCCATTGTATTTTAGAAAAGAAGGATTATCGCATTTTCTTTGATGATATTCTACGTAAGAAAGCATTCCTATCCAAGGCCAAAGGATATGGTTTAGAAAACGAACCGGATCTAGACCAGTATTTTCAGCTGGAACTTACAGAAGGTAAGCTTGAAATTGTACCCAAAATAAAGGAAATGCTTCCTATGGATGAGCAGATGTTCCAAAGAGAGCTTCTGTCCCAGCTTCCTTCTAAACTGGATGAACTGGCAGCACTGGAAACAGGCAAAAAACAGATATTGGTTATCGGTAAACACCGTTACTACAATCATCTGGTATTTTCTCTCATGGAAACAGAAATCACACAAACCGGGAAAATTAAAAATCCGGTTACTTCCGTAGATGCTATGCAATTGATATGGAAAGCCGAGAAGCCTTTGGATATAAAATTCTACACGGCTATCTCTTCCTTTCAGAATAATTACAATGAAGATTATAATACTGCTGAAGTGGAAGCTTTAAAGCTTATTGTAAAAAATCCACTCGATCTGGAAGTGTATTATCATGACCGTGAAATCACAGAAACAATCTCTTCCAAGTCATTAATACCTGTTAAACTTAATACTTTAGATGCCGAAGTTCAACTCTCTGTATTTAAGAAAGATCCATTCTATGAAATAACCGGAGAATTACTGTTTAATGATTCTTCTGTTCCTTTTAAAAACATAGTGATAAGGAATGAGTATTTTGTATATAACAATCAAACATTCAGCTTAATAGACCACTCTGACATGCTCAGGGTTATCAGATTTTTCAAGGCTAACAATGAGATTTTACTGATTCATTCTTCAAAATTTGAGGATTTTATGAACCAAATCCTATCTAATCTTGAAGAACGTATACATATAAATTACAGCTATATACAAACAGCAACGAAAGCTCAACTTGAAGAAAATAAATTCCAGATAGAAAGAGTTATTTATCTTCGCCAGCAGGACAATTATATTGGAATTACCCCTGTCATGAAGTACGGACAGGTAGAAGTTCCGGTGTATTCCAGAAAGCAGGTTTTTGATACCGATCAGAATGGAAATCCTTTCAAAATAGAAAGAAATGATGCTGCAGAAGCCCGCTTTACTTCTTTGGTAATGCAACAGCATCCTGACTTTGAAGAACAAATGGATGGCTATCAGTACTTCTATCTACACAGGGATAAATTCCTTGATGACAACTGGTTTTTAAATGCCTTTGAACTATGGAGAAATGAAGGCATTATCATTCTAGGCTTTAATGAATTAAAAAATAACAACCTGAATCCTCACCGCGCCAAGATCAACATTCAGATCACCAGTGGACTGGATTGGTTTAATGCGAAGTTAAAAGTAGGTTTTGGCCAGAAAGAAGCTACTTTAAAACAGCTTCACAGAACCATTCGCAATAAAAGTAAATTTGTACAGTTGGATGATGGCAGCCTGGGGATTCTTCCAGAGGAATGGATGGGTAAGATTGCTGCCTATTTTCAAGCCGGAGAAATTGATGAAGAGCTATTGAAGATTCCGAAAATCAACTTTACAGAAATTTCTTCCCTTTTTGAAAAGGAAGTATTAAGTAGTGAAGTTCAGGATGAAATTACGACATATTCTACTCAGTTTCTGACAGGTCAAAATATTCCTCAGGTCAATATTCCCGCGGAATTAAATGCGGAATTAAGAGATTATCAGCATGATGGGCTAAATTGGCTTAATTTTCTGGATGGGTTCAACTTTGGTGGCTGCCTTGCTGATGATATGGGATTGGGAAAAACCCTTCAGATCATTGCATTTATCCTTTCTCAAAGGGAAAAACGGGGACACACGACCAACCTTATTGTGGTTCCTACTTCCCTGCTTTTCAACTGGCAGGAAGAAATCAGTAAGTTCGCTCCTTCCATAAAGGTTTTGGTACACTATGGTCCGGATCGGCCAAAAACCACTTCTCATCTGGCAGATTATGAAGTAGTTCTTACCAGCTACGGAATGTTGCTTTCTGATATCCGTTTTCTGAAGACTTTTAATTTCAATTATATTTTTCTTGATGAGTCTCAGACTATTAAGAACCCTAATTCCGAAAGGTATAAAGCAGCAAGACTTCTTCAGGCCAGAAACAGGATTGTTTTAACGGGTACTCCTATTGAAAACAGTACTTTTGATCTTTACAGCCAGCTTTCCTTTGCCTGCCCGGGATTATTGGGCAGTAAACAGTCTTTCAAAGATATTTATGCGATTCCCATTGATAAATTTGAGTACAGCAAACGGGCAATAGAGCTTCAACAGAAAATAAAGCCGTTTATTCTTCGCAGAACAAAGAAACAAGTGGCCAAAGAGCTTCCGGAGAAAACAGAAACCGTCATTTATTGTGAAATGAACACGGAACAACGCAAGATTTATGATGCTTATGAAAAAGAGCTTCGCGAGTTCATTGCAGCTAATGATGACGATGATCTTAATAAAAACAGCATGCATGTTCTTACAGGTCTTACAAGGCTCAGACAGATCTGTAACTCTCCTGTCCTAATTAAAGAAGGATATTCCGGTGAACATGCGGTTAAAATTGAGATTCTGATGGAGCAGATCCTTGGGAAATCAAAAGACCATAAAATCCTTGTATTCTCTCAATTTGTCGGGATGCTCGACTTATTGAAACCTGAACTGGAGCGTCACGAAATTCCTTTCGAATATCTTACCGGACAAACCAAAGACAGAGGACAAAAAGTAGCTAATTTTCAGGAAAATGAAAATATTCGGGTATTCTTAATAAGCTTAAAAGCCGGTGGTGTTGGTCTTAATCTTACCCAAGCCGATTATATTTACCTGATTGATCCATGGTGGAATCCTGCCACTGAAAACCAAGCTATTGACCGAAGCTATCGTATAGGGCAGACTAAAAACGTAATTGCTGTGCGTATGATCTGTTCCAATACAGTGGAAGAGAAAATTCTTACGCTTCAGAAAAAGAAGACCCTATTGGCTCAAAATCTTCTTAAAACAGATGGTACAAAGTTTAAGGGACTTTCAAAACAGGATCTTCTGGAAATTTTGGACCAGGAATAA
- a CDS encoding SDR family oxidoreductase produces MKTIFITGASTGLGKATAQLFQQKGWKVIATMRNPEAASDLASLENVTVLPLDVTQPEQIQAAVKQSLGSGDVDVVFNNAGYGLLGPLEALSDEQIVRQLNTNLLGTIRVTQEFIPYFREKKNGMFISTTSIGGLMAFPLNSIYHATKWALEGWSESMAFELNQFGVDIKTVSPGGIKTDFISRSLDSATSPAYEEMINSLYSGMEGMMEGASTPEQIAAVVYEAATDGKKQLRYVAGEDANALYAQRLELGDELFREQLGKQFI; encoded by the coding sequence ATGAAAACAATTTTTATAACAGGAGCTTCTACAGGATTAGGTAAAGCTACTGCACAATTATTTCAGCAAAAAGGATGGAAAGTAATTGCTACCATGCGAAATCCTGAAGCGGCATCAGATCTTGCTTCTCTGGAGAATGTAACGGTGCTTCCATTGGATGTTACCCAACCGGAACAGATACAGGCTGCCGTTAAACAATCACTGGGGTCCGGAGATGTGGATGTTGTTTTTAACAACGCAGGGTATGGTCTTTTGGGGCCTTTGGAAGCGCTGAGTGATGAGCAGATTGTGAGACAGTTGAATACAAATTTATTGGGTACAATTCGGGTTACTCAGGAGTTCATTCCTTATTTCAGAGAAAAAAAGAACGGGATGTTCATTTCAACAACATCCATTGGCGGATTAATGGCTTTCCCTCTGAATTCAATTTATCACGCTACAAAATGGGCTTTAGAGGGCTGGAGTGAAAGTATGGCTTTTGAATTGAATCAATTCGGGGTAGATATAAAAACTGTTTCTCCCGGAGGAATTAAGACAGATTTTATAAGCCGTTCTCTGGATTCTGCAACAAGTCCTGCCTATGAAGAAATGATTAATTCTCTGTATTCTGGCATGGAAGGAATGATGGAGGGAGCTTCTACACCGGAACAAATTGCAGCAGTAGTTTATGAGGCGGCTACAGATGGCAAAAAGCAGTTAAGATATGTAGCCGGTGAAGATGCCAATGCTTTATATGCGCAGCGGCTGGAATTGGGTGATGAGTTATTCAGAGAACAATTAGGTAAGCAGTTTATTTAA
- a CDS encoding helix-turn-helix domain-containing protein — protein sequence MEKKENSIIKISSISELHNLLQLPGPLHPLVSLIDNEKMSIKEDWAGRSFMFNFYKISYKYSTSGKMGYGQGYYDFNEGGMMFTAPGQILSPEENAEYCGCTLLIHPDFIRNYPLAKNIKNLGFFSYDTNEALHLSDQEKTIMKGLLDSIKNELNTAIDEVSQDVIISYTEVLLNYSNRFYKRQFITRKAVNSDLLTKMERVLADYFNDQKTLTTGLPTVEFLASELNLSPHYLSDMLRNLTGQNAQQHIHEKLIEKAKEYLTATNFSVSEVAYALGFEHPQSFNKLFKKKTDQTPLSYRQLFN from the coding sequence ATGGAAAAGAAAGAAAATTCTATAATAAAAATTTCCTCAATATCGGAGTTACACAATTTGCTGCAGCTTCCGGGGCCGCTTCATCCATTGGTGAGTCTTATAGATAATGAAAAGATGAGCATAAAAGAGGATTGGGCGGGAAGAAGTTTTATGTTTAATTTCTATAAAATTTCCTATAAATATTCTACAAGCGGAAAAATGGGATATGGACAAGGATATTATGATTTCAATGAAGGCGGAATGATGTTTACGGCTCCGGGACAAATACTTTCTCCTGAAGAAAATGCAGAATACTGTGGCTGTACCCTTTTGATCCATCCGGATTTTATAAGAAACTATCCCCTGGCAAAAAATATAAAAAACCTTGGGTTCTTTTCTTATGATACCAATGAAGCTCTTCATTTGTCTGATCAGGAAAAGACAATTATGAAAGGGCTTCTGGACAGTATTAAAAATGAATTGAATACCGCCATTGATGAAGTAAGTCAGGATGTGATTATTTCCTATACTGAAGTTCTCCTCAATTACAGCAATCGTTTTTATAAAAGACAGTTCATTACCAGAAAAGCTGTGAATAGTGATCTGCTGACTAAAATGGAAAGAGTACTGGCGGATTATTTTAATGACCAGAAAACGTTGACAACCGGACTTCCTACTGTGGAGTTTCTGGCTTCGGAGCTCAATCTGTCGCCGCATTATCTCAGTGATATGTTAAGGAATCTCACAGGACAGAATGCTCAGCAGCATATTCATGAGAAGTTGATTGAGAAAGCAAAGGAGTATCTCACTGCAACTAATTTTTCAGTATCGGAGGTAGCTTATGCATTAGGATTTGAACATCCACAGTCTTTTAATAAATTATTTAAAAAGAAAACAGATCAAACCCCTTTAAGCTATAGACAGCTATTTAATTGA
- a CDS encoding T9SS type A sorting domain-containing protein: MKKLNFILFLFSGIISYAQPSITRTGVDRVNTTISLKSEDVSGTTITAGPSGANITWDFSAYTGTNPVAYVSRVCPGQSNCFRFPGANRITTLTSVDSNDFSAMTDTEATMLGSYSGPTLGDITVTYVNPLIEYKFPITYQQQFDDTYEFNSVSAAIGNTNETGQVSVIVDGYGTVITPRGTYPNVLRIKRMRTATQTISASPSPIIATFTNESYQWVSQTDGMVLSFAINTLVFNGNTDISKSVSYLDTAVLSTVDLDRTKGEISVYPNPSTDFITIASKEDIKKVIISSLEGTTVLTAENSGKIDISKLSKGVYILQGELKNGTVVSKKIIKK, translated from the coding sequence ATGAAAAAATTAAACTTTATCTTATTCCTTTTTTCCGGAATAATATCCTATGCCCAGCCATCAATAACAAGAACTGGTGTTGACCGTGTTAACACTACAATTAGTCTCAAATCCGAAGATGTAAGCGGGACTACCATTACAGCCGGACCTTCCGGAGCTAATATTACTTGGGATTTTTCAGCGTATACGGGAACTAATCCCGTTGCTTATGTGAGCAGAGTATGTCCGGGACAGTCTAACTGTTTCAGGTTTCCGGGAGCCAACAGAATTACAACACTCACCAGTGTTGATTCCAATGATTTTAGTGCAATGACAGATACTGAAGCTACGATGTTGGGATCTTACTCAGGGCCTACGTTGGGAGATATTACGGTTACTTATGTCAACCCTTTGATTGAGTATAAGTTTCCGATTACTTATCAGCAGCAGTTTGATGATACTTATGAGTTCAACAGTGTTTCTGCAGCCATTGGGAATACAAATGAAACAGGGCAGGTGAGTGTTATTGTTGATGGTTATGGCACAGTAATTACTCCCAGAGGAACTTACCCCAATGTGTTGAGAATAAAAAGAATGAGAACGGCAACGCAAACTATTTCTGCTTCACCTTCACCTATTATCGCTACTTTTACCAATGAATCTTATCAATGGGTGAGCCAGACTGATGGGATGGTGTTAAGTTTTGCGATTAATACATTGGTGTTCAATGGAAATACCGATATATCAAAATCGGTATCCTATCTTGATACTGCAGTACTGTCAACAGTTGATTTGGATCGTACAAAAGGGGAGATCTCCGTTTATCCGAACCCAAGTACTGATTTTATTACGATAGCATCAAAAGAGGATATTAAAAAGGTTATAATCAGTTCTCTGGAAGGTACAACTGTTTTGACAGCCGAAAATTCTGGAAAAATTGATATTTCAAAGCTTTCCAAAGGGGTTTACATTCTTCAGGGAGAATTGAAGAATGGAACTGTTGTTTCAAAGAAAATAATCAAAAAGTAA